The DNA window GTAATACTGCTTGGTCAGCCTCGTGCTGACTTCGTCTTATTGCATGATAGCTTCTGTTCACTCTGTCCCATTTCCCCTGAAAACAGTATCTAATTCGACTGCCTAATAGGTTTTCTTGGCATAAGTCACAACATGTGCAAAACTTTCAGTCCCAAGCTTTGTCTTCTCTATCATCAGTCCTCTCTCTCAGGACTTTGTCACTGAAGAGCAACCTGCTAGACCAAATCAGCTTAAGGCTAACAGACCCAAAGTGCTTccgaaaaataaacaaaagggatTTTGCCACTAAAATTTCAACaatgcatttcattttatttaatttgattctTTTATATACCACAGACCTTTGTGACTTTTTGTTGTCCTTAACTGTTTCTTTATTATACTACATTATGTAAGactattttgtgtatttatatgaaaatgcacatgtatgtatatatgtatgtatataatgtactttgaacAGATTTTCCCTGCCCTGCTTCCCTCCACTTTCTCATCCCTCCCATTAGTCCCCTTGTTTCTCCTAgattagtggttctcaaacttcctaatgttgttaccctttaatacagtttctcaagTTGTGGTGACACCAACCATTATTTTcagtgctacttcataactgttattttgctactgttctgaattgTAACGTAAATATCTAGGTTTTATGATGGTCTTAGCAACCCTTGTGGAAGAGTCATTCAACCTCCATAAGgaatcatgacccacaggttgagaaccactgccctagataGTTTTGCTTCAGCTTTCCTGCTGTACGTAGACATaagatttttatgtatgtatataaaatctatgacccacaaatgagagaaaacatgtggcatttgtcttaATGGCTAAAAAATATCCTTTTGTTTAAGAACcacatttaatttctttattcatcccTCTGTTAGTGGCCATGTAAGTTGGTTGCATAACTTCACTGTTGCAAACAGGGCTACAATTAAGAAATGGTTTACAAGTGTCTCTGTGATACATGTATAGctgagttatacatttttaatttgctaaggGAGCTCCATATTGGTTTCCATAGTGATTGGTCTATTTTCCATTCCAAGTGACCATTGATAATAGTCCACTTTTATCCATCTTCTCGTcagaatttgttgtttgtttgttttattgataacCATCATTCTGATTGGGGTGAGTTGGAATCTCACAAATCTTAATATGCACTTCTCTGGTGCTCGTGATATGAAGCActttttcatgtttattaatACTTAATCACTTGAGAGgcggaatttttttctttataatttcctctGGTCAGTTATATACCTTACCTGTTGCAACTGGAACTGCAATAATTGACAGCTTTATTTTATAATGGTGAGACCTTTCACAGACTTGAGACCTTCACAATGCTAAGGTAATAAATTTACATTACAGTGAGCCAGCGAGAGTCTGTTGTGATTTGTTATGGCAGCTATCGGACACTCATACACCTCCAAAGCTGATTGGAGCTGGAGGCTCTCGTTGCCCACACCTCTGACTCCCTCGAAATTTTCACAAGGGTTTACaaataacagagaaaagaatCTTGGATCTGGACCCAGTTACCTGTAACCATGAGCACCAGGGGGTCACTGGGGGCTGACCACAGGTATGGAGATGAACTGGAAAAGCTGTAACACCGGTAAGTCCCACTGTGAGCAGCAGTCACCTTGATGATGGTGAAATTAGCCCGGTACCGTCTCTCATGTTTCTTATAAAGCCCAGTATCCCCCTCTTTGTGTAGAGCAAATTGATCAAAACCATGTTTTGTCCAGCACTGCAGAGTCACGTTCCTGCCTGGAGGAACTGCTGAGGTCGGATGAGCTGAGAGTGAAGGCTTACCATAaatacctgggaagagagaaaactgTCTTAGAGACAGCAAGCACACAGAGGAGATGACTCTGTAGGTAAATCACCTTCTGTGCTTGATTAAAACTCTCAGAATACAAGAGCTCAGCCCAGcacttagctgtggatctctgcacctgcttccattagttactggatgaagattctatgacaATTAGGAGCAGTTAAAGAACCCTCTCTTGGGCAGTTtacagggccactggcagtggaaccagtatttatccctagtgcatgaactgattttttggagcccattccctttggaggaatggcttgctcagcctagatttgggggtggggccagcttcattctgcctcaagtgatgtgacagactttgttgattccccatgggatgcctcaccctctctgaggagaagaTGGGAAATGGGGGAAGGtaaggggagcaggaggaggagagggagatggaactggaattggtatgtaaaataaaaaagattattttaaaaataaaatttaaaaaactctgAGAATACATGACAATCTAGCTCAGGCCTATACAGAAGACTTAATGCACATGGCTTCTAAGACTCAAGAAACATtgaggaagagggagcaggaaaaacTTAAAAGCATGGAGAAGATTTATAAAATATGATCTCACAGCAGCTATGAACACctatacaagatcaagccagtattTTAATATTGGAAGGGAGAGGACCTCCCTAACTGAGGAGTTGCCAACAGCTGACAGCTGTTAGGAGAAGAAAAATCTTTTCCAGGGATGTCCCCATACCCATGCAAAGATAGGCAGCTCTAACTAGACTTAGTGAGTTTTATTTTAAGGggaaaacatgaagttgggaagggatGTGTTAGGAGAAATGGCATAGAGTTGGAGGTGGGACGTAGGCGATGGGCATGATTTATAGTTCACTGTTTGCAGGCATGAAATTAtccaagaataattttttttaatttcttgcatCACATTAAAATGTAACTTGTCTTGATTGATGACTATCCTGGAGACACCACCCCTAAGCAAGACCAAGACTCGTTTGTCTCATTCTAACATTAGCACCAGGGAATTTAGGGGTTTACCATCTAGCACCCACATGCCCCACTTTCACCCTCTCCAAGTCCAGAACAGAAGCCACAAGACCAACAGcaccccatccctccctccagttACCTGTAGCTATTAGCTCAAGGTGGTCGCTTGGGAGAGACCACTGACTCCCATTCTGATATGAGCAGCGGTAGCGTCCAGCATGACTTGCTTGCATGTTCTTAATGAAGAGAAAGTTTTGATCTTCATATTTCTCAGATTTCAGTTTCTCCAGGCGATATAAATCCACAACCGGAGGCCCCTGGCACCTCAGAGTGACTGACTGCTCCAGGGCCACCAGGGAACTGGGCTCAGCCCAGAGTGATGGCTTAGGGAATGGGCCTTGGGAGGGAAGCACAGCCTCTAGGTTAGCATCAATGACCTCTTATTAGTTGAATCCTGGGGAGGCTTGGGAGTACTGGGGAGATATACTCACCACTCTGTGCTTGCCTCGCTTGCAGTACACACAGCCCTGAGGAAAAGAACCAGAGGCTAGAGACTCCCTTGAGTGGAGAGCTATGCACGTGCATTAGTTTGTATCATAATTATCTCACATTTGTGTTGATGTacacaacccaggctggcctcagacttggtCTGTAACAGAGAAcagtcttgaatttctgatcccaCTGCCTCCATCCcgtgagtgctaggattgtaggcatacatacatcaccacacctggttttatgtgatactggggatagaacccagggcttcaccgATGCTAGGCAAGTCACTCAACTGACCTACATACCCAGATCATAATTGCTTTACTATTTCAGAAGATACTGCTGCATATCATTCAACTGGAAAAGGCTGGCTCTCAAAACCAAATCCCAGCCAGGAGAGGAATGGTGAGCATGAAGTCCCAACAGTGAGTTATTAGCATTCGATAGCTACTGAGAGTtcgttttctttaagggtgtgccACCGCCCCATAATTTGATTGTGATCCAGTGGAAACCCACATACCCAAGactatatgggcagcacaaattactTGAtaggtttaaatttaaaaatacacacacaaagaaaagttgTGTGAATAGTGAAAAGTAGTGGAGTGTGGGGGAAGTGAATGTGATCTAAACACATCacacaaaattctcaaataactcATTCTTTGAAAGTTGAAGAAATGTTTGTGGTATCACTTATGTGAAGTGTTCAGAAAAGGTAGAGCAATAGATGCAGACCAGTGCTTATGTTGAATGATAGAAGTGGGTTCATGTTCAGTAAGTGGGACAGTTCAATAAGTGCAGAGTTTCTTTGGGAGTGGAAAGTATGTCATGGAAGAAGACAGAAGTGCTGGCTGTACCGTATCATCAATGTACTAAATGTCACTAATAATATTTAGTTAATTTTAGTctagcatacaaaataatgggttacAGTGTGGCATCTTCATACATATACTGTGTTCTCTCATTCACTCTCCTCCCACAGTCCTTCCTTCAGTCCCCCCTCCCAGTTTCTTAATATGTAAATTCCATTCTCCTCTCTATTTCCCATATCCCTTAAGATCTCTTTCTACTCTCTCATGATCCTCTCTCTGGTTTTAAAACCTACATAacaatctcacacacacacacacacacacacaattttaaatctAAGTTCCccatatgaaagaaaacaccatattgtAGCAATACTTTTTCATCAGACCACCAGTCCACAAATAATggcacagagatttattattaattagaaaTGCATGGCCATTAGTTTAGgattgtcccactagctcttctgacttaaattaacctgcttttattaacCTATGTTCTTTCACATGACTTGGGTACCTCTATTCTGTACCATATGTTTAACCTCTTCAGTGTCCCCCTGGCATCTTGCTGCCATAATCCAtgcacctagattcctcctcctcttcctctctcttccagggAATTCCACCTATCTTCtccagcctagctattggccattcaactctttattacaccaatcacaacaatgcatcttcacacagtgtgcaaatatcccacaacaccgTATTTGCACTTCTTTGTCTGagttatttcacttaacataattttgtgtattttttaataaaaaaaattaagtcaaggagctggagaaattgctaagaggttaagagcacttgctgttctttcaaagCACCTAGGACTGGGTCTCAGCACCACTGTGTAGTGGCTCACTTaagtccaggggatccaacatcctctcttggcctccatgaacatcaggcacacacata is part of the Arvicola amphibius chromosome 8, mArvAmp1.2, whole genome shotgun sequence genome and encodes:
- the LOC119820697 gene encoding platelet glycoprotein VI-like, yielding MSPVLPAFFYLGLCVLQARQAQSGPFPKPSLWAEPSSLVALEQSVTLRCQGPPVVDLYRLEKLKSEKYEDQNFLFIKNMQASHAGRYRCSYQNGSQWSLPSDHLELIATGIYGKPSLSAHPTSAVPPGRNVTLQCWTKHGFDQFALHKEGDTGLYKKHERRYRANFTIIKVTAAHSGTYRCYSFSSSSPYLWSAPSDPLVLMVTGPSATPSQVPTEVPSPITESPRRPSISPSTKVSTTEKSMNITVSPEGCSPPFGFSHQHYAKGNLVRICLGAVIIIFLVGLLVEDWHSRKKRPPPRIRAVQRPLPPLPLA